A DNA window from Turicibacter sp. TJ11 contains the following coding sequences:
- a CDS encoding AI-2E family transporter, which produces MFDKFKFNKNYLNIGVITLIIGSILLFVYQVSRHSVDIFFFVKNILFTFLSIISPIIYAFVLAYILYRPLRFIERLVHILWIKITNQKLSHKTTRLISLLALVILIFGFITFLTKLLIPPLFQNLLTIGEALPNFQTILTDWLAKISPYFESIYISETQIQRLAVYITNFLSQFLTTIFDSRSGVITNVASFFIHLVATIILTFYFLKDREAILKTIDNVSIILLSSKLRQRIKYFLKDLHEVFGNFILGQLLDALIVGIASTTLLLIIGHPFALLIGVIAGITNVIPYIGPIIGAALALILGIFTNVKLGILGCVLLIIYQQIDGNIIQPKILGDSVGLAPVWIFIAILVGGSYLGAVGMIISVPIVALMKRYFERLFMKHQLTNEKISK; this is translated from the coding sequence ATGTTCGATAAATTTAAATTTAATAAAAATTACTTGAATATCGGGGTCATCACGTTAATCATTGGAAGTATTTTGTTATTCGTCTATCAAGTCTCTCGACATTCAGTAGATATTTTCTTCTTTGTAAAGAATATACTATTTACATTTTTATCGATTATTTCTCCTATTATATACGCCTTTGTTCTAGCCTACATTTTATACCGTCCTTTGCGTTTTATTGAACGCCTCGTTCACATTTTATGGATTAAAATCACTAATCAAAAGTTATCTCATAAAACGACGCGCTTAATTAGCCTTCTAGCGCTTGTTATCCTGATTTTTGGATTCATTACATTTTTAACTAAACTACTAATTCCTCCACTTTTTCAAAATTTATTGACGATTGGAGAAGCATTACCTAATTTTCAAACGATTTTAACCGATTGGTTAGCAAAAATATCTCCTTATTTTGAATCTATTTATATCAGTGAGACACAAATTCAAAGGTTAGCCGTTTATATTACTAATTTTCTCAGTCAATTTCTAACGACCATTTTTGATTCTAGAAGTGGCGTGATCACCAATGTTGCAAGTTTTTTCATTCATCTCGTTGCTACCATTATCTTAACCTTTTATTTTTTAAAGGATCGTGAGGCTATTTTAAAAACCATTGATAATGTCTCAATTATTCTCTTATCTTCTAAGTTAAGACAGCGAATTAAATACTTTCTAAAAGATTTACATGAAGTCTTTGGAAATTTCATTTTAGGTCAATTACTAGATGCTTTAATTGTAGGAATCGCATCCACTACTTTATTATTAATTATCGGCCATCCATTTGCCTTACTGATTGGGGTTATCGCTGGGATTACCAATGTTATCCCTTATATCGGGCCGATTATTGGTGCAGCACTAGCTTTAATTCTTGGAATATTTACAAATGTTAAACTAGGTATTTTAGGTTGTGTTTTATTAATTATTTATCAACAAATCGATGGAAACATTATTCAGCCTAAAATTTTAGGTGATAGCGTTGGATTGGCTCCTGTTTGGATCTTTATCGCTATATTAGTCGGGGGAAGCTATTTAGGAGCGGTTGGGATGATCATCTCTGTTCCAATTGTGGCTTTAATGAAGCGATACTTCGAGCGCCTTTTTATGAAGCATCAATTGACTAACGAAAAAATATCTAAATAA
- a CDS encoding response regulator transcription factor, translated as MNQSHILIVEDEKEIALAIEAYLTNQGYKVSLASNGVEALELVESIPIDLAIVDVMMPKMDGITFTMKLREYYHFPVIMLSAKSEEVDQIMGLNMGADDYVTKPFRPLELLARVNSQLRRYKKFTTATQEVNQHLITIGGLEMNTETKEFTVDEVPVKLTPIEYKILNLLMKHPGRVFPTEEIYERIWNETAINTDTIMVHIRNIREKIEIDPKKPKYLKVVWGVGYKIEKQ; from the coding sequence ATGAATCAATCACATATTTTAATTGTTGAAGATGAAAAAGAGATTGCACTTGCGATTGAGGCATATTTGACGAATCAAGGTTATAAAGTGAGTCTAGCAAGTAACGGAGTTGAAGCGCTTGAACTAGTAGAATCAATCCCGATTGATTTGGCGATTGTAGATGTCATGATGCCTAAAATGGACGGAATTACATTCACGATGAAGCTTCGTGAATACTATCATTTTCCTGTCATTATGCTATCTGCTAAATCGGAAGAAGTGGATCAAATTATGGGATTAAATATGGGGGCTGATGACTATGTCACGAAACCGTTTCGACCTCTTGAACTTTTAGCTCGTGTCAATTCACAGTTACGACGTTATAAGAAGTTTACGACTGCTACCCAAGAGGTTAATCAACATCTCATCACGATTGGGGGACTTGAGATGAATACAGAAACGAAGGAATTTACGGTCGATGAAGTACCGGTTAAATTAACCCCCATCGAATACAAGATTTTAAATTTATTAATGAAACATCCGGGACGTGTTTTTCCAACCGAGGAAATTTATGAAAGAATTTGGAATGAGACGGCTATCAATACGGATACGATTATGGTTCATATCCGTAACATTCGAGAAAAAATTGAAATTGATCCGAAAAAACCAAAATATTTAAAGGTGGTGTGGGGCGTTGGCTACAAAATTGAAAAACAGTAA
- a CDS encoding heavy metal translocating P-type ATPase, giving the protein MENDKTFKLALLGLDCANCANKIEERVNRLSDVEEATLNFSTSRLTVSINDPQVKLEVIEEIKKIVEQLEPDVTVIENNSGEVLNQNQCCQGDCSRHDEQHLHKHASSHEHIVRELKVIEILKEQKNLLLGFVIFLIAVLFPLQQRVEIVLYLMSYLLIGGNVIGAFWRHIKRGEIFDENFLMTVATVGAFCIGEYPEAIAVMLFYEIGELFQSYAVNRSRHSITSLLDIRADHANLVTESSVEEVNPEVVSVGDYIIIKPGERVPLDGEIVEGQCYLDTSALTGESVPRLVSVGDPILSGCINTNALVKVRVTKVAGESTVARILELVENASSKKAQTERFITRFARVYTPIVVLLACLIAIIPPLVFQGNFSTWLYRALSFLVVSCPCALVVSIPLGFFAGLGGASKQGVLIKGGNYLETLTHADTVVFDKTGTLTKGVFKVIETHPVNMTEDTFIKFAAYAESQSNHPIAKSIVEAYGYSIDETVISSYEEVAGKGIKAVVNEQQILIGNATLMKEFSLEVLSVSATGTIIHMAVDQVYVGYIVIADEIKETSKAAISKLKQQGVSQVIMLTGDQERIAKQVAEELGVDRVYAELLPYQKVEHVEQLLANQSKNKSLVFVGDGMNDAPVLARADVGVAMGAIGSDAAIEAADVVLMEDDPMALVKAIDQAKQTKFILYQNIIFALGVKILVMILIAFGLATMWAAVFADVGVTVLAVINSTRALKSKK; this is encoded by the coding sequence ATGGAGAATGATAAAACATTTAAGTTAGCTTTATTGGGTTTAGATTGTGCTAATTGTGCAAATAAAATTGAAGAACGGGTTAATCGTCTTTCGGATGTTGAAGAAGCAACGTTAAATTTTTCAACTAGCCGATTAACGGTTTCAATTAATGATCCACAGGTTAAATTAGAAGTCATTGAAGAAATTAAAAAGATTGTGGAACAGTTAGAACCAGATGTCACAGTCATAGAAAATAACTCAGGTGAAGTTTTGAATCAAAATCAGTGTTGTCAGGGGGATTGTTCACGACATGATGAACAACACTTACATAAACATGCATCTAGTCACGAGCATATTGTTAGAGAGCTTAAAGTCATAGAAATTTTGAAAGAACAAAAAAACTTATTACTTGGATTTGTTATTTTCTTAATTGCTGTCTTATTTCCATTACAACAACGCGTTGAGATTGTTTTGTATCTAATGAGTTACTTACTTATTGGTGGTAACGTCATCGGGGCTTTTTGGCGTCATATTAAACGTGGTGAAATATTTGATGAGAACTTTTTGATGACAGTGGCAACTGTTGGAGCCTTTTGTATTGGAGAGTATCCAGAAGCAATTGCGGTTATGTTATTTTATGAGATTGGTGAACTTTTTCAAAGTTATGCGGTCAATCGTTCACGCCATTCCATTACAAGTTTGCTTGATATACGTGCCGATCACGCCAATTTAGTGACTGAATCTTCAGTCGAAGAAGTGAATCCAGAAGTTGTTTCAGTTGGGGATTATATTATCATTAAACCTGGTGAACGTGTTCCATTAGATGGAGAAATCGTTGAGGGGCAATGTTATTTAGATACATCAGCATTAACCGGGGAATCTGTTCCACGCCTTGTTTCGGTAGGAGACCCCATTTTATCGGGATGTATCAATACGAATGCTTTAGTCAAAGTGAGAGTCACTAAAGTAGCAGGTGAATCAACAGTGGCACGTATTTTAGAATTAGTAGAGAATGCTTCGTCTAAAAAAGCACAAACTGAAAGATTTATTACAAGATTTGCACGTGTGTATACACCGATTGTTGTGTTATTAGCCTGTTTAATTGCTATTATTCCACCGCTTGTTTTTCAAGGAAATTTCTCGACTTGGTTATATCGAGCCCTTAGCTTTTTAGTGGTTTCTTGTCCATGTGCTTTAGTGGTATCTATTCCACTTGGATTTTTTGCAGGACTGGGGGGAGCCTCTAAACAAGGGGTTTTAATCAAAGGGGGAAATTATTTAGAGACATTAACGCATGCGGATACTGTTGTTTTTGATAAAACAGGAACGTTAACAAAAGGCGTTTTTAAAGTCATTGAAACCCATCCAGTAAATATGACTGAAGACACATTTATTAAATTTGCGGCTTATGCTGAAAGTCAGTCTAATCATCCAATTGCCAAATCAATTGTTGAGGCTTATGGTTATTCCATTGATGAAACAGTTATTTCAAGTTATGAAGAAGTAGCTGGTAAAGGGATTAAAGCTGTTGTTAATGAGCAACAGATTTTAATAGGAAATGCGACTTTAATGAAAGAATTCAGTCTTGAAGTGTTATCGGTTAGTGCAACGGGAACAATCATTCATATGGCTGTGGATCAAGTATATGTGGGTTATATCGTTATAGCTGATGAGATTAAAGAAACTTCAAAAGCGGCTATTTCAAAATTAAAACAACAAGGTGTTTCACAAGTTATTATGTTAACGGGTGATCAAGAAAGAATTGCTAAACAAGTAGCAGAAGAATTAGGTGTCGATCGAGTTTATGCTGAATTGTTACCTTACCAAAAAGTTGAACATGTTGAACAGTTATTAGCTAATCAATCTAAAAATAAAAGCTTAGTATTCGTTGGAGATGGAATGAATGATGCGCCTGTCTTAGCACGTGCCGATGTTGGTGTAGCGATGGGAGCAATTGGGTCAGATGCAGCCATTGAAGCGGCGGATGTTGTTTTAATGGAAGATGATCCGATGGCATTAGTCAAAGCCATTGATCAGGCGAAACAAACGAAGTTCATTTTATATCAAAACATTATTTTTGCTTTAGGTGTTAAAATATTAGTGATGATTTTAATTGCATTTGGATTAGCAACGATGTGGGCGGCTGTTTTTGCAGATGTCGGTGTCACTGTTTTAGCTGTGATTAATAGTACACGTGCGTTAAAATCAAAAAAATAA
- a CDS encoding sensor histidine kinase KdpD, with product MATKLKNSKVFISLVSFLFLFLLAIGICFSYPKIDEISKLRGYNYFERYDFYEILNKESYELYLQQLVKSKENQTLLPEDIFLLETVEDRLEIFQALKNGYYEEDDYYQCERDDNNENSTITNTETLSSQQSVCALLDSFDEEIESIPDQVFNRLSKEEQLILIEPMLNRSLENLESSLIDYQIENLSYFVINHETGEKIGDESLQQLLTAGASNELNDLYQYYVVLNYDVNGNLEVEQLFGAEFKQKSKYEPAVIDAKQEVKNYFIDPYFLRQYVNIDVKPIKDTTFVYAVPKTLIYYDEISRQQETYSYWGVQEALMPISFVTGFIIFIFSCLIPIQTVRKNKLIHHFLSWPIETLLLTATLPVAIFVELLPSLVHDTIHSEFNYFLSAYFSNEMMNRVVFILNLIIWFVVLAWIFILSLYVRNLLKQGWKLSLKENCWTYRIYRFILKKLNAFLVFDLKEKNKKRLFMIVFGQFIILSLFCLGWFFGIFGVFIYSIILYFILRKKMIEIEENYARLFKVTKQLADGNLDVEMNENLGIFNAFKEEVRQVQDGLKKAVDAEVKSQRMKTELIANVSHDLKTPLTSIITYTDLLKDKNLSDEKRAQYLETLDQKSHRLKVLIEDLFEMSKANSGNITMNLQEVDITSLMKQTLLELEDKIKEANLMIRSNFPDHKVTLMLDSDRMFRVFDNLILNMTKYAMPSTRAYLEIVENDNQVQIIFKNISAEEINVNVNELMERFVRGDQARHTEGSGLGLAIAKSFVELQGGTLQIQVDGDLFKVMLTFNK from the coding sequence TTGGCTACAAAATTGAAAAACAGTAAGGTTTTTATTTCACTTGTCTCTTTTTTATTTTTATTTCTTTTAGCGATAGGAATCTGTTTTAGCTATCCTAAAATTGATGAGATTTCAAAATTAAGGGGTTACAATTATTTTGAAAGGTATGATTTTTATGAGATTCTTAATAAGGAAAGTTATGAACTTTACCTTCAACAGCTCGTTAAAAGTAAAGAAAACCAAACATTATTACCTGAAGATATCTTTTTATTAGAAACGGTAGAGGACCGTTTAGAAATTTTTCAAGCGTTGAAAAATGGCTATTACGAAGAGGATGATTATTATCAATGTGAAAGAGATGATAATAACGAAAACTCAACGATAACAAATACGGAGACGCTCTCTAGTCAACAATCAGTTTGTGCCTTATTAGATTCATTCGATGAAGAAATTGAATCGATTCCTGATCAAGTGTTTAATAGGTTATCTAAAGAAGAACAACTCATTCTAATTGAACCCATGCTTAATAGAAGTTTAGAGAATTTAGAATCGAGTTTAATAGATTATCAAATCGAAAATTTATCTTACTTTGTCATTAATCATGAGACAGGTGAAAAAATAGGGGATGAATCGTTACAACAGTTATTGACCGCTGGAGCAAGTAATGAACTCAACGACTTATATCAATATTACGTGGTCTTAAATTACGATGTGAATGGAAATTTAGAAGTGGAGCAATTATTTGGTGCTGAGTTTAAGCAAAAATCAAAATATGAACCAGCCGTTATTGATGCTAAACAAGAGGTTAAAAACTATTTTATTGATCCTTATTTTTTACGTCAGTATGTAAATATTGATGTTAAGCCGATTAAAGATACGACATTTGTTTATGCGGTCCCTAAAACACTCATCTATTATGATGAGATTTCAAGACAACAGGAGACTTATTCGTATTGGGGAGTTCAGGAAGCCTTAATGCCAATCAGTTTCGTTACTGGTTTTATCATTTTTATCTTTAGTTGTTTAATTCCTATTCAGACAGTCAGAAAAAATAAACTGATTCATCATTTCTTAAGTTGGCCAATTGAAACATTGCTATTGACGGCAACACTTCCGGTTGCGATTTTTGTGGAGTTATTGCCAAGTCTGGTGCACGATACGATACATTCTGAATTTAATTATTTCTTAAGTGCTTATTTTAGCAATGAAATGATGAATAGAGTGGTATTCATATTAAATCTGATCATTTGGTTTGTGGTCTTAGCATGGATTTTTATTTTAAGCTTATATGTTAGAAATTTACTGAAACAAGGATGGAAACTCAGTCTTAAAGAGAATTGTTGGACGTATCGAATCTATCGATTTATCCTTAAAAAACTAAATGCCTTTTTAGTTTTTGATTTAAAAGAAAAAAATAAAAAACGATTATTCATGATCGTTTTTGGACAGTTTATCATTTTATCTCTTTTTTGCTTAGGATGGTTCTTTGGAATTTTTGGAGTCTTTATTTATAGCATCATCTTATATTTCATTCTTCGCAAAAAGATGATAGAAATAGAGGAGAATTATGCTCGTTTATTCAAGGTGACAAAGCAGTTAGCAGATGGAAACCTTGACGTTGAAATGAACGAAAATCTTGGAATCTTTAATGCCTTCAAAGAAGAAGTTAGACAAGTTCAAGACGGATTAAAAAAAGCGGTGGATGCAGAAGTTAAAAGTCAGAGAATGAAGACAGAATTAATTGCGAATGTCTCACATGACTTAAAGACACCGTTAACATCTATTATTACGTACACTGATTTATTAAAAGATAAAAATTTAAGTGATGAAAAGCGTGCACAATACTTAGAAACGTTAGATCAAAAATCCCATCGATTAAAAGTACTAATCGAGGATTTATTTGAGATGAGTAAGGCAAATAGCGGGAATATTACAATGAACTTACAAGAAGTTGATATTACTTCTTTAATGAAGCAAACCCTGCTAGAACTCGAAGATAAAATTAAAGAAGCAAATTTAATGATTCGTTCAAACTTCCCAGATCATAAAGTCACCCTGATGCTTGATAGTGATCGCATGTTCCGTGTTTTTGATAACCTCATCTTAAATATGACAAAATATGCTATGCCAAGCACACGAGCATATCTTGAGATTGTAGAGAATGACAATCAAGTACAAATTATTTTTAAAAACATATCAGCCGAAGAAATTAACGTAAATGTGAATGAATTAATGGAGCGCTTTGTTCGTGGAGATCAAGCTCGTCATACTGAAGGTTCAGGACTAGGACTCGCGATTGCTAAAAGCTTTGTTGAGCTTCAAGGAGGAACACTTCAAATTCAAGTCGATGGTGATTTGTTTAAAGTCATGCTGACATTTAATAAATAA